TGCCCGTGGCACCCAAAAAAACCCCGGCCATGATCATCCAGCGGGGGTTGACCCCGCGATTGAGCAGGCGTCCCGCCATCCACATGGAAATCCAGGAGCCCAGGCCCTGGGGAGCCATGGCAAGGCCTGCGGTTTGCGGTTCGTACCCCATATAATCCTGCAGATAGATGGGCAGAATCACCATGGTCCCATAGAGCGCCAGGCCGAATAATCCTATACCCGCACTGCCTAGCGTCAGGGAGCGATCCTTGAGCAGGCGCAAGTCGACCAGCGGATGGGCGACGCTGAGCGAACGCAGTACAAAGAGAAAAATACCCGTGCCAGCCAACAACATCAGGATGATGATGAAGTCGGAGCTCCACCAGCCGTCCTGATCGCCGAGGCTGAGCATCATCTGCAACGCACCCAGCCCGATGGCCATCCATACGAATCCAAGCCAATCAATCGGTCGGGGATGTTCGCTTTTGCCAAAGCGGGGGATGTAAAAAAGCAGCATGGTAAAGGCGATGATGCCAATGGGTATATTGACGTAGAAACACCAGCGCCAGGAGAGGTCTTCGGTGAGATAGCCGCCGAGCACCGGACCGACAATGGGACCGAGCATGGTGCCCATGCCCAGGGTCGCCATGGCTACCCCGCGTTTCTCCCGGGGATACGCCTGAACCAGAACGGCCTGCCCGACAGGTACCAGAGAAGCGCCCAGTGCTCCCTGCATGAAACGCCAAAAAACGATTTCCGTGAGGCTGTGGGATTGTCCGCTCATGACCGAGCAGACCAGGAAGCCAGCCACGCTCCACAGGATGAGCCGCCGTTGTCCGTAACGCTCGACCAGCAAGCCGGTCAAGGGAGTGACGATGACCATGGCCAGCATGTAGGTGGTGAGTGCCCAGGTGATCTGATCGCTGTTGGCGTGAAGCGATCCCTCCATGTGTGGCAACGCCACGTTGACTATCGTGATGTCCAGAACATTCATGATGATGCAGGCCATTACAGCGACAGTAATGGCGAGAAGATGCGGGCTACCCGTTTGATCGAAATTCCCGCTTGCGAGCGTTGGCGCGTGAACGCCATCCATCGCTATTTATGGTCTCCGGAGACGGCATTACGGAGTATCAGCAGAATGACGCCATCAAAAATCAGATTTACGCCGACAAAGATACCGACCAGGATGAGCGAGCCCTGTGGCCAGGTGACAAAAAACAGAATGGCTATGACGACATCGATTACCCCGCTGAAAATAAACCAACCCCGTCCGTGGCCAGCGTGGACATTGGACTGGGTGAAGTTGCGGTAGGCATCCATGACGAAATACAGGATGAACATCAGGCCGATGGCGGCGATGCCGGCGTTGGGCAGTGCAATCATCACTCCGCCGGTGGCCAACAGCAGGACCGGCTTGAGCCAGTCCGCCAAATGATGCTGATGCATCTGATAGCTGTGGATGAACCAAGTGAACCCGGCAATGATCAACAGCGCCGCCAACACGCCATCGGTTGCGGCAGACAGAATGACCGGGCTCAGCAGTCCGAAAATACCGATGATGATCAGGACGACGGCGATGGGCAGCACATACTTGCCGAACATTTTCCGTTCGGCCTCGACGACCGTGGAAAGATCGGGTATCTGGTTGTTCATGGAACTCTCCTTTCAGCGATACCAGAGTATCTCTGTACTTTCCAGGGGGACCAGGCATCCCTCGCGATATGGGATGATCCTGGGCGTAAAACCCTCCACCGAGTGGCGGGCCGGCACTGCACAGTGGTAATTGTGGCTGTTGATGGCGCCGCTCAGGGCTTCTCCGCGCGTCATGGTATAGAGGGTCGGGCACTGTCCCCCCTCGCCGTTGGCGAAGAGCTGTACCGCAACGGCGTCTGGGTTAAGGTCATCCAGATATACGGGTACCTGAAAATGGTGGGTATCGGTGTCGCTTTGCACATTCAGTTCGCCAAAATGCACGCTTTGCCAGTGCTGGTGAATTTCATGCTGCCATCTGCAGATGCCTTCAACGGTGTCGCGGTCGCTGCGCGCGGCCAGAAGTCGTGCGGCCGGCACGTAGAGGGTGGATACATATTCCTGCAACATGCGATTGGTGCTGAATTGCGGGGTCAGGCGGCCCATGCTTTCGCGGATTTTGTCGACCCAGCCGCACGGACAGCCGTTGGCATCGCGTTGGTGGTAAAAGAGCGGCACGACTTCGTCTTCCAGCAGGCGATAGAGCTGCTGTGCTTCCTGTTGGTCCCATGCCAGATCGGTATCATGTTCCTGCCCATCGCCCAGCGCCCACCCGACCTCCGGGCAATAGGCCTCGGCCCACCAGCCGTCCAGTTCCGAGAGATTGAGGCCACCATTGACCAATACCTTCATGCCGCTGGTACCGCTCGCTTCCCAGGGGCGGCGCGGCGTATTGATCCACAGATCGACACCCTGCACCAGATGTTCGGCGACCAGCATGTCATAGTCGGTGATGAAGACGACGCGCCCGGCCAGGTCGGGATACTGGTGGATGAACTGGGTCCACTGCTGGATCATGGCCTTACCGGCGCCGTCCTGGGGATGCGCCTTGCCCGCGATCAGCAGTTGTACGGGATAGTGCGGATTGTTCAGCAGACGGTACAGACGATCCGGGTCGCTCAGGAGCATGTTGGGGCGCTTGTAGGCAGCAAATCGGCGTGCGAAACCGATGGTGAGGGTGTTGGGGTCGAGCGCCGTTTTCGCTTGTTCACATTCCCTTTCGGGCGCATAGGTCGCTGCCAGTTGCTGTTGCAGGCGCTGGCGGGCGAATTGGATCACCTCCTGCCGCGCGACGCTGCGCAGGTGCCAGATATCGGCATCAGCGGCCTGGCGAAAGTCCGTTTCGATATCCTTCAGGTCCCCAAGCCAGCGGGATTTGCCGCAGTATGTGGTCCACAGGGCGTCGGCTTCGGCGGAATCCCAGGAGGGCATGTGCACGCCGTTGGTGACGTGGGTGACGGGAACTTCGTCTTCGGGCCAGCGTGGGAACAGAGGCTGGAATAAGCGACGGCTGACGGCTCCATGCAGACGGCTGACGCCATTGACGGTCAGGCTGCCGTGAATGGCGAGCCACGCCATGTTGAAGGGTTCACGGCGGTCTTCGGGATGCTCACGGCCCAAGGCAAGGACGGTCTCTATGTCAATCCCGAAAGCCTCGGAGGCACCGGCAACGTAGCGCGTCATCAGTTCCGGCGGAAAGCGGTCGAAACCGGCGGAGACCGGGGTGTGAGTAGTGAAGATATTGCCTGCGCGGGTGGCGGTGAGGGCGCAGGGGAAGTCGGTACCGTGATCCCGCATATGGCTGTAGGCCCGGGCGAGAATGGCGAAGGCTGCATGCCCTTCGTTGAGATGACAGATGTCCGGCTGGATACCCAGGCGGCGCAGCAGCATCCAGCCGCCGACGCCCAAGCAGATTTCCTGCTGCAGGCGGGTCTCCGGGCCGCCGCCATAGAGCTCGGCGGTAATGCCACGATCGGCGGGGGCGTTGAGGGGATCGTTGCTGTCGAGCAGATACAGGGTCACCCGGCCGACCTGTGCCTGCCAGGCACGGAGGATGACGGTGCGACCGGGGAATGGCATTTCCAAACGCAGCCATTCGCCCGCCGCGTCCCGCACCGGGGTGACGGGTATCTGGGTGGGGTCGTTGTACGGATAGAGTTCGATCTGACGACCACACTCATCCAGACTCTGACGAAAATAGCCCTGCTGCCAGAGCAGGCCGACACCGAGCAGTGGAACACCAAGATCGCTGGCGGTTTTCAGGCAGTCGCCAGCCAAGATGCCAAGGCCGCCCGAGTAGATGGGCAGGGACTCGGACAGACCGAACTCCATGCTGAAATAGGCCACCTGACGGAAGGGAGGGTGAGGATAGGTTTTGCCGAACCAGCACGTTTGCGCGAGGCGGTTGCGGTGCTCGGCGACGAAGGCGTCCAGCTTAGCGATGAAATCTTTATCCTGGGCCAATTGCTGGAGCGTCTCACTGCCGGCGTTCTGCAGAATCAGCCATGGATTGTGGGTCTGCTCCCAGAGTTTGGGGGCAATATGCTGCCAGAGGGTGTCGGAGACGTGGCTCCAGGACCAGCGCAGGTCGAGGGCAAGTTCAGCCAGGCCGGCCAGTGATTCGGGTAGTTGCGGGAGCAGGTAGCAAGGGGCGATGGTCACGAAGTCCTCCGGTTCGATGGGGTGCGTGATAGGCAGGGTCGGGTAAAGCCCCCCCAGCCGTGATACGGCGCCCGCCGCGTCGCGGTGATGGTTTCGGTGACCGTATCAATCTGATCGAGTTTGATGAGGGTGGCATTGGCGATGAGTTCTTGGCTACGGCTGTCCATAAATGCTCCTGTCATTGGATGGCGGGTTGTTCCAGGCGGATGATTTCCAGTCGGTTGGTACCACCGGGGTGGCCCCTGCTTGGACCCTGGGTAAGGAGAATGAGGCCCTTCTCGACGCCGTGGGTCACCAGCCAGCGGCGGACGGCCTGTTCCCAGCCCTGGTCGGGGCTGGGCATGGCTACCGCATGCACGCCGTAATGAAAGCACAGGCGCTGGCAAGTGCGGTCCTGCGGGCTGATCGCCAGTATCCAGGGGACCAGCCGGAAGCGTGCGATGCGGGCCGCGGTGGTGCCCGTTTCGGTGGGGGTGACGATAAACAATGGATTCAAATGCTCGGCGGCGGTGCGTACATCCCAGGCGATGACCGATTCCACACTGGGCGCGTCGTGCAGGGTATCTGCACTGAGCGGGCTCAGCTCGGATCGGGATTTTTCGGTGATGCGGGCGATTTCGGCCAGCATTTTGACCGCTTCGACGGGGAAATCGCCCATGGCGGATTCTTCGGAGAGCATGACACAGTCGGTACCGTCGAGGATGGCGTTGGCGACGTCAGTGACCTCCGCGCGGGTGGGGCGACGATTGTGCACCATGGATTCCAGCATCTGGGTGGCGGTGATGACCGGCTTGCCTGCCGCACGGGCCTTGCGGATGAGGCGTTTCTGAATCAGCGCGATCTGCCCGATGGGCACTTCCACACCAAGGTCACCGCGCGCTACCATGATGCCATCGGCGGCGGCGATGATGGCATCCATGTGTTTCCAGGCCCGGGCCCTTTCGATTTTGGCGATTAGAAAGGGCTCATAACCCAAGGCCTGCGCCTCCCGGCGGGCGGCATGCAAATCCTCCGGCGTTTCCACGAAAGAGACACTTAGCGCGTCGACGCCGGCCTCCAGCGCGAAGGCCAGCAACTCGCGGTCGGCGGGGGTGAGGGCACCGCCTTCCAGTGTCACCCCGGGCAGATTCACGCCCTTATGGGAGAGGAGCACGCCGCCCACCACCACCCGGCAATGGATACCGGCATGATCATGCTGCTCCACCCGCAACTCGATGAAGCCGTCATTCAGAAATATCGTGTCCCCCTTGACCAGAGGATGAGGAAGGCGGGGCAGATCCAGGGGAATCTGCTCCGGGGTTCCGGGTGCATCGGGGGCGAGGAGTACCCGGCTGCCGCGCTTGAGGGTGACCGGAGCAGGCAAGGTGCCAATGCGGATTTTCGGGCCGGGCAGATCGGCGAGGATGGCTACCCGCTGTCCCGCCCTTTCCGCCGCTGCCCGGATACGGACAATGCGGGCGCGGTGTTCATCCGGCGTGCCATGAGCGAGGTTCAGGCGCGCCACGTTCATACCGGCGCGGACCATCTGCTCCAGTGTTTTCGGTGCATCGGACGCTGGGCCGATGGTACAGACGATTTTGCTGCGCTGCGCCGGTAGTTTCATCATGCGTTGGGATTCAGCAGCTTGACAGCCTCATCGACGCCCTGATTGCGGACGACAATGGCGTGGATGGCCTTGCAGAAGTTGACCGCGTCGGGCTGACTGCGCTGATGGACATTCCGGCCGGTGGCGCAGCCTTGCGTGCCACCCACATGAATCTGTTCGTAGAGGCGTTGCAGAAACTCCGGCGCATCGGTTTCGGCCCCCCCCGCGCAGACGACCTGGGTGCGCCCGGCAGCGGCGACGGCTTCACCCAAGAGCGTGCCGTCCATGGCACCCGCCGCGTCGAGTGGTGGGTTGATCTTGACGAAATCCGCCCCGAGACAGGCCGCCAGACCCGTGGCACCGGCAATGAGATGCGGGTCCTGCTCGCGTTCACCTACTGCCTTGCCGCGCGGATAGGCCCAGATGACGGCCAGCAATCCCATGGCATGGGCATCCTGAATGATGCGTGCGGCTTCGCTGAGCATGGTCGGCTCGAACTCGGAGCCAGGGTAAATGGTGTAACCCACCCCAACCACCCGAAGACCGGAATGGCGCACAAAATCATGAATCTGCGCCATGCTCTGCCACTGCAGGCTGATCGGATCGCGTTGCGCCGTTTTGATCAGGTGGGTCTTGCTGTTGAGCTTGAGCAAGTAGGGCGTGTCGCGGTAATCCATGCCATAGCGGGCAATGAGGCCCATCTGTGCGGCAAAGCAGCCTACGGGCGCTTCACTGGCGATGCGGAACAGATGTTCCGGGTCGGAATCGTCCGTCGCCACGTGACCCCCGATAAAATCATCGTTGAGATGTTCGACCTTCTGATCGCCCGCCATCAGAAACAGGCGTCCGCTGTCCTGGGTGGCGAGACGATAGTTTTCCGTCCAGCGGTGAGTGCTTTCGGCGGACATGCCGAGTGGTGCTTGGGCGATTTTAGGCATGAGGATCTCCTGTAACGCAGGGATGAAGTGGTTCGTAATGGCGCCGCAGGGCGTCGCCCGCAGCAGCTACCAAGGGGTGCAGGGAGGGTGTCAGGCGGGGCTGGCTGCCGAATTGCATACTGGCGAGATCGGGTGCGGAGGCATGCATCTGAATGGCCAGGCCGATGGTGTTGACCAGTTCGCCGGTGGTGGCGCCGCCGAGAATTTGGCCGCCAAGAATCTGCAGGGAGTCGGCGGCGAAGATGATCCGGCAGTAAATCTCCGTGGTGTTGGGCATCGAGGCGGGGTGATGATCAGGCAGACGGGTTTCGCCGACCAGAATGGGGAAGCCTTCCAGTTCGGCCTGACGCTGGGTAAGCCCCGCGACGCCGAAGGCCAGACCATCGATTTCGCTGGCGTAGATGCTCACCGATCCGGCGTTGTAACGGAGTTGACGCAAGCCATAGAGGTTCATACCGGCAATCCGCCCCTCGGCCGCAGCCTGGGAGGCGATCATGGCGTGATTGGCCTTGCGGGTGAAAAAATCCTGCTTATGGGCGCAATCCCCAACGGCAAATATATTGGGATCTTCGCGGGAACGCTGGAAGGCGTCGACCCAGATCCCGCCGGAACGACTGAGGGTCAGGCCCATATCCCTGGCCAGGGCGACCTGGGGGCGGGTACCGATGGCGATGAGCACCGCGTCCACCGTCAGCGCCTCCTGTCCGGCGATCTGTATTTGTCCGACGCGCTTGCCGCCGGAATCGGGCAGCAGCGCCTCTACCCTGGCTCCAGTATGGATATGAACCCCATGGGCCCGCAACTGCTTCTCCACCGCCGCGCAGGCATCCGGGTCAAAGGCCGCCTGCATCAGGTGCGGCAGCATTTCGACGATGTGCACTTCGATGCCGCGTTTACGGATTTCGTCGGCAAACTCCACTCCGATGAAGCCACCACCGATAATGGCCAGTTTTTTTATCTGCGGGATGAGAGTACTGAAGAGCGTGTCCAGATAGTCGTAATCTTTACGGATACTGAAGACCCCTTCCAGACCGGTGCCGGGAATAGGTGGGATGAAGTTCTCGGCGCCAGTGGCCAGCACCAGACGTTCCCAGCGAATGACATCGCCATTGGCCAGGGTGGCCGTGTGTGCGACGCGATCTATCTGTTGGGCCGCCCCGATCTGAAGCCGTCCGCCGGCCGCCAGCAGAGGCGCGCGCCCGGCCATATCCTCGTCGGTGCCGCCCAGAGTGCCAAAAATGTAGGGGATACCGCAGGGAATCACCGCATCCGTCTCCGGGCGGATCACCAGCACTTTCTTGTGCGGCGAGAACTGGGCGGCGGTGATACCCGTCATCATGCCGGCGGGGCCGCCGCCAACAATCAGGATATCCGTTACTATCTCAGCCATCTGTTACTCCTCGTCGGTTGCGGTTGGAAAGGGGTACTGCGGCCGGCACAGGTTCGCCATCCGGACCTCCCTGGTCGCCTTCGTCCATCAGTATAGAACAGTCGGGGATTTTGAGTGCTCCTGGGAACGTGGTGAGTCGTCTTCCGGGCATGCTGCGGCGGATAATCTTGTAGCGCCCAAGGAGGGCTGAGCGGTTTCAGCAGAACTGATGTCATGCTAGGTAGATTAGTGTAGACAATTGGCCACAATAATAACCTATTGTTTGCTATAATATATTGTTATGTTTCCTTAGGATGGTTGTCGTGCTATAGCGACAAACTTTCGGGGGATCTCCTTGATCATCCCGGCCAAGCCCAGCATAAAACCGGAAAATCCAAATTCTTATCAGCGCTTATTGATTATGGCACGAATACTGCTTACATATTATCGGTGGGAAAATTTCCCACTTACTAGAGCGACAAGGGAGGGTTCCCCTCGCTCGTTACTGAACTCCCGGCCGGGACGCGAACATGCTGGCGAAAACCTTTTTGGAACCTTTTTTGGAAAAGGAGCACGTTATGTACAAAGGCAAGTTTACAGCATCGATCCTGTTGGCACTCGGTCTCACGGTTCCGGTCCTGTCCTGGGCCGGAGGGACCCTGCTGAACCTCAGAAACCAGGCAGAAGATTCTCCTGCGGCCTTGCGGCAACTACAGCACCAGGCCGACAGCGGAAACAGGACTGCCGGATATTATCTGGGGACGCTCTATGACCCCGGCTTGAAATTGGGGCATATCGAAAAGCCCGACTGGGTCCGTGCGACCTACTGGTACCAAAGGTCTGCACTGGCCAAAAGGGACCCGGTGACCTGCTATCCCAACAAGGCGGTGGCCAAGACGGCGTCCGGAATCGGGGCCTGGTGGCGCGTCGAAGCGGAAGAGAATATGAACGGTGGCGATAACGACAACGGGCATTGCTAAAGGCCCGTTCTCCTGATGCGCCGGGAGGGTGCGCGCCAATCACCCCTACTTGATTCGCAGGATGAATGATTTATCTCCCATACCTCCCTTTGGCCCTCCTCGCGAGGGCTTTTTTTTGGGGTACCCTCAGATGTCGAGCACACGCGCTTCCGTTGTCTGTAGCAGTTCGTCCAGATCATTATGGGAGAATATCTCGGTGCCCGGCCGGGCAGCCGTGCCGCTGCCGCAGGCGACGGCGAGGCGCAGGGCCTCTGCCGGACTTTGGCCGTGGGCCAGCGCGGCGACAAGGCCAGCGACCATGGAGTCGCCAGAGCCGACCGTCGACTTCACCTGAATGGGGGGTGCCTTGGCAAAGTAGCTGCCATCGGGTCCGGCCAGCAGTGCTCCGTCGCCCCCCAGGGATACGCAGACATATTGCACCCCTTCCCGCTGTATGGCGCGCGCCTCCTTCGCCACATCCTCCAGCGTGGGGAGCTCGCGCCGACGCAGGAGGGACAGCTCATAGCGGTTGGGCTTGATCAGGAAGGGGTGATGGGGAAGGGCGTGTTGCAGGAGGGCGCCATGGGCATCGACAATGGATTGTCCGCCTCCGGCGCGGACACGATCGACCATGTCTCCATAGAAATCATCATCCACGCCAGGGGGGATGGAGCCGGTGAGTACCGCAAAACCGTCTTTGCACAGGCCCAGAAAGGTTTCCCGGACTTCGGCGAGGATAGGTTCTGAAACCCGCGGCCCGATGCCGGTGATTTCAAACTGGGTGGCGGGGTCACCCTGCAAAATGGTGGCGTTGACGCGGGTTTCCCCCTCCACATGCACGCAATGCGGATCATCCAGTTGATGCCGCAGCAGTTTCTGTAGCAATTCGCCGATATTGCCGGCCACGACACAGCAACTATGGGCGTAGACCAGCAGCTCCTTGAGGGCGCGGGCGACATTGATGCCGTTACCGCCGGGATCGTAACGGGTGGATGTGGCATGGCTTTTCTGGTCCGGGATCAGGTGCGGCACTTCGTAGGCGATGTCTACGGCCGGGTTGAGGGTGAGGGTGGCGATGGAAGGGGAGCGGGTGCTGATTTCGGTCATGACGAGGTCTCCAGCCGGCGATAATGGACGAGGGCGGCCAGGGCGGCGGAAACCAGACGGGCACGGGCAGGGTCGGCACGGGAGGTGAGGATGACCGGTACCTTGGCCCCCATCACGATCCCCGCCAGAGTCGCGCCGGCCAGATATTCCAGGTCCTTGGCGAGGATATTGCCGGACACCAGATCGGGCACCAGCAGAATATCGGCATCTCCGGCCACGGTACTCCGTATCCCCTTGATCTCCGCCGACTCTTTGGAGATGGCGTTGTCGAAGGCGAGGGGGCCGTCCACCAGTGCGCCGGTGATCTGCCCGCGTTCTGCCATTTTCGAGAGACAGGCGGCATCCACTGTTGAGACGATGGCGGGGTTGACCACTTCCACCGCGGAGAGGATGGCGGCTTTGGGTTGGGCGACCTCCAGAATGTGCGCCAGATCGATGGCATTTTGCAGGATAGCTGCCTTGGTGCCGAGGTCGGGCGCGATATTGATGGCGGCATCGGTGATGAGCAGGAGTTTCGGGTACGTCTGGATATCCGCAACAAAGACATGGGAAAGACGGCGATCCGTGCGTAGTTTGGCGAGAATGGGGTGGAGGAAGGCGTCGCTATGCAGGTGTCCTTTCATCAGTGCCTTGGCCTCTCCGGCAAGCACCATTTCGACACCTTTTTTCGCCGCAGCTTCCGCGCTGTCGGCGTGAATGATATGGAAGTTTGGGCAACTGCCGGAATCGTGCCCCATTTTGAGCAGCAGACTGCGAATCTGTTGTGCGTCGCCGATGAGGATGGGTTCGATGATGCTCTGACTCTTGGCTTCGCAGGCGCCGCGCAATACATGCTCCTCGGCGGCATCCACTACCGCTACGGGGATGTCGTCCAGGGGCGCGACATCGGCCAGCAACGCGTCAAAATGGGCATAGGGCATGTCTGATCTCCTTCTCGCGATGCTTCATTGGGGCAGGGCCGGTCCGTGGTGTTCTTCCAGCGTCAGGCCGCGGCCCTGCACCCGGAAGTGGTAAGTGAGCACCAGACCCAACAGGCTGACCGTGCCCATCAGCAGCAGGATCACGGTAACGCCCAGCGCAGACTGAATCACCGGCAGCAGAAAGACGCTGATGGTGGCGCCGATCTTGGCTACGGCGGCAGCGAACCCGGCGCTGAAGGCGCGCACCTGGGTGGGATACATTTCCGTTGGCAGGATGAAGGTCGTCGCGTTGGGACCCGCGGTCATGAACAGATTAAACACCATGAAGCCGCTCAGAATGAGCTGCGGATGCGCAGCGGTGCCTCCTGCCAGCTCCGTCGCAACATAGAGCAGCCCCATCCCCAGCGTCATGCCGCCAAATCCGATCATCTGCATATGAATCCGTCCCAGCCAGGGTACCATCCAGAGGGAGAGTAGCGAACCGAGGAGGAGGAAGATATCCACCTTGCCGCTGTCCAAGGCATTGGCAAGGCCTCTGCCGACACCATTGATGATACCGACGTTTTCGCTATTGCGCATGGTGCCGAGCAGGATGGTGGTGAACAGGCCGACACCATAGGTGGCCACATCCATGAAAAACCAGGGCAAGGTTACCAGAAGGGTGCGGCGCCGATATTCCGGCGAGAACAGGGTCCAAAAGCCCATGTGTCGGCCGGGACGGGTCTTGGCCACATGGTGGATTTTTTTACCCAGACGCTGGGCCATGGCGGCGAGCATCGCTTTCTGTCGGGGCGCGATGCGTTCAAGGATGCGCGCGGCTTCGGCATTATGACCGCGTCCCATACACCAACGCGCGCTTTCGGGCAGGGTGAGGCGGCCCAGTAGGTAAGGGAGCACCAGCAGCGCTTCCGCGGCCAGCAACCAGCGCCAGGTGTTGTCCCCGGGATGAGCGCCTTGCAAAAGAACCAGAGCAAAACCGGCACCCGCCAGCATGCCGATGGATTGCACGGCAATGGAGGCCGCCATCATGCGTCCGCGCCGTCCCTGGGGCATGAACTCCGCCAGATAACTGCTGCCCACCGGGAAATCCATACCGATACCCACACCGACCAGTAATTCGGCACCGATGAGTATCCTGGCGTCCGGGGCGAGAGCGGTCAGCAGGGTGGCGATCATGAGCAGGATCATATCCATGATCATGATCGGCTTGCGCCCCAGGCGATCAGCCAGATGCCCACCGATCAGTGCGCCTACCACCGTGCCACCCATGAGCATGGCGGCCGCGAGGCCGATACTGGTGGCGGGCATGGCAAAAATGGGGATGATGAGTGGTAAGGTCACACCCAGCAGAAACATGGAGACGCCGCTGAGCAGGGTGCCGCCGGTGGATAATGCCCAGATGCGGTAATGAATGGGTAGCAGAGGACTTTCGTCGAGTATCCGGGTCATGCTGGCGTGGTCTGGGTGTACCGGGTGTGGAAGTGCATGCTGCGTCTGGCGGTGGCGCGTTTTGCCGGATTTCAACGATGCTGCTCCTGTGCGGGCAGAAGCCGGTGGCAATGCCGGGCGATCATCAGGTCTTCATTGGTGGGTATGACGAGAATTTCCACTGGACTATGGGCCACTGATATGCGCGGTTCGGGGCCTTCGTTGGCGACCGGATCGATCTCCAGGCCAAGTCCCGTCAGGGGGCGGCAGATGGCCCAGCGGATCGCGGCGGCGTGTTCGCCGATGCCCCCCGTAAAGACGAGGCGGTCCAGTCCGCCCAGCACCGCCATCAGTCCCCCGATGGCCTTGCGCGCACTATAGGCGAAAATCTCGATGGCCTGCGCCGCGTGGGCATCGTCGTTGCGCAGCCCAAGCAGGGTCTGCATGTCGCCGCTGCAGGCCGAGATGCCCAGCAACCCGGACAAATGGTTGAGGAGCCG
This sequence is a window from Acidithiobacillus ferridurans. Protein-coding genes within it:
- a CDS encoding SEL1-like repeat protein; protein product: MYKGKFTASILLALGLTVPVLSWAGGTLLNLRNQAEDSPAALRQLQHQADSGNRTAGYYLGTLYDPGLKLGHIEKPDWVRATYWYQRSALAKRDPVTCYPNKAVAKTASGIGAWWRVEAEENMNGGDNDNGHC
- a CDS encoding 1-phosphofructokinase family hexose kinase — its product is MTEISTRSPSIATLTLNPAVDIAYEVPHLIPDQKSHATSTRYDPGGNGINVARALKELLVYAHSCCVVAGNIGELLQKLLRHQLDDPHCVHVEGETRVNATILQGDPATQFEITGIGPRVSEPILAEVRETFLGLCKDGFAVLTGSIPPGVDDDFYGDMVDRVRAGGGQSIVDAHGALLQHALPHHPFLIKPNRYELSLLRRRELPTLEDVAKEARAIQREGVQYVCVSLGGDGALLAGPDGSYFAKAPPIQVKSTVGSGDSMVAGLVAALAHGQSPAEALRLAVACGSGTAARPGTEIFSHNDLDELLQTTEARVLDI
- a CDS encoding bifunctional enoyl-CoA hydratase/phosphate acetyltransferase; amino-acid sequence: MPYAHFDALLADVAPLDDIPVAVVDAAEEHVLRGACEAKSQSIIEPILIGDAQQIRSLLLKMGHDSGSCPNFHIIHADSAEAAAKKGVEMVLAGEAKALMKGHLHSDAFLHPILAKLRTDRRLSHVFVADIQTYPKLLLITDAAINIAPDLGTKAAILQNAIDLAHILEVAQPKAAILSAVEVVNPAIVSTVDAACLSKMAERGQITGALVDGPLAFDNAISKESAEIKGIRSTVAGDADILLVPDLVSGNILAKDLEYLAGATLAGIVMGAKVPVILTSRADPARARLVSAALAALVHYRRLETSS
- a CDS encoding MFS transporter, translated to MKSGKTRHRQTQHALPHPVHPDHASMTRILDESPLLPIHYRIWALSTGGTLLSGVSMFLLGVTLPLIIPIFAMPATSIGLAAAMLMGGTVVGALIGGHLADRLGRKPIMIMDMILLMIATLLTALAPDARILIGAELLVGVGIGMDFPVGSSYLAEFMPQGRRGRMMAASIAVQSIGMLAGAGFALVLLQGAHPGDNTWRWLLAAEALLVLPYLLGRLTLPESARWCMGRGHNAEAARILERIAPRQKAMLAAMAQRLGKKIHHVAKTRPGRHMGFWTLFSPEYRRRTLLVTLPWFFMDVATYGVGLFTTILLGTMRNSENVGIINGVGRGLANALDSGKVDIFLLLGSLLSLWMVPWLGRIHMQMIGFGGMTLGMGLLYVATELAGGTAAHPQLILSGFMVFNLFMTAGPNATTFILPTEMYPTQVRAFSAGFAAAVAKIGATISVFLLPVIQSALGVTVILLLMGTVSLLGLVLTYHFRVQGRGLTLEEHHGPALPQ